The genomic segment ATCGCGTTGGGCCTGACCGTCGCCGCTTTTCTCGTCTCGATCCCGCTTCTCGGGTCCTTCGATCCGTCCTCGCAGGGGATGCAGTTCGTCGAGCGGGTTCCGTGGGTCCCGTCGTTTCATATCGAATACGCCGTGGGCGTGGACGGGATCAGCCTCCTGTTCGTTTTGCTGACGACGCTGCTCTCGCCGATCTGCGTCCTGGCCTCCTGGACGGCCGTGACCGCACGGGTGAAGGAGTTCATGATCGCCCTTCTCGTGATGGAGGCGGCCATGATCGGCGTCTTCGTCTCGCTGGACTTCGTCCTGTTCTACGTCTTCTGGGAGGCGATGCTGATCCCGATGTACCTGATCATCGGAGTCTGGGGCGGCCCCAACCGGATTTATGCCGCGATCAAGTTCTTCCTGTATACCCTGGCCGGAAGCCTCCTATTGCTGGTGGCGATCATCGTGCTGTACTTTTCCGGGGGGCGGACCTTCGACATCCTCCATCTGATGGGCCAGCCCTATCCGGCCGCGGTCCAGGTTTGGATTTTCTGGGCCTTTTTCCTCGCGTTCGCGATCAAGGTTCCGATGTTTCCCTTCCATACCTGGCTTCCGGACGCGCACGTCGAGGCGCCCACCGCCGGCAGCGTGATCCTGGCCGGCATTCTGCTGAAGATGGGGGGATACGGCTTCCTTCGCTTCTGCCTCCCGATGGTGCCCCAGGCCTCGCGGTCCTTCACCGGGATCGTCCTGGCGCTTTCGGCGATCGCGATCCTGTACGGCGCGTACATGGCGCTGGCCCAGACGGATCTCAAAAAACTGATCGCGTACTCCTCGGTCTCCCACATGGGGTTCGTGACGCTGGGGATCTTCGTCCTGAACGCCCAGGGCATCGAGGGCGCGCTGCTCCAGATGGTCAATCACGGGATCACGACCGGGGCGCTCTTCCTCCTGGTCGGCATGCTCTATGACCGGACGCACAGCCGGCAGATCGCGGACTACGGCGGGATCGCGCGGCCGATGCCCCGCTACGGCGCGATGCTTTCGATCTTCGCCCTCTCGTCGCTGGGCCTCCCGGGGATGAACAGTTTCGTGGGCGAGTTTCTGGTGCTCCTGGGGGCCTTCATGACGCATGCCGGCATCGCCGTCGCGGCCACGCTGGGCGTCATCCTGGCCGCGGTCTATCTTCTCTGGATGGTCCAGCGCGTCCTGTTCGGGCCGATCACGACGTCCGACAACGCGCGGCTGATGGACCTCGGTGGGCGCGAGATGGCGATCCTCGTCCCGCTCGTCGTCCTGGTGTTTGCCATCGGGTTCTATCCCGACCCGCTGCTGTCCCTGATGCATGCCAG from the Nitrospiria bacterium genome contains:
- a CDS encoding NADH-quinone oxidoreductase subunit M, producing the protein MGHLLSILIFLPLAGAVVLAFFPGNDAGVRRIALGLTVAAFLVSIPLLGSFDPSSQGMQFVERVPWVPSFHIEYAVGVDGISLLFVLLTTLLSPICVLASWTAVTARVKEFMIALLVMEAAMIGVFVSLDFVLFYVFWEAMLIPMYLIIGVWGGPNRIYAAIKFFLYTLAGSLLLLVAIIVLYFSGGRTFDILHLMGQPYPAAVQVWIFWAFFLAFAIKVPMFPFHTWLPDAHVEAPTAGSVILAGILLKMGGYGFLRFCLPMVPQASRSFTGIVLALSAIAILYGAYMALAQTDLKKLIAYSSVSHMGFVTLGIFVLNAQGIEGALLQMVNHGITTGALFLLVGMLYDRTHSRQIADYGGIARPMPRYGAMLSIFALSSLGLPGMNSFVGEFLVLLGAFMTHAGIAVAATLGVILAAVYLLWMVQRVLFGPITTSDNARLMDLGGREMAILVPLVVLVFAIGFYPDPLLSLMHASVNHLLTQVNVAAPLQLSEVWTRP